In the genome of Ictalurus furcatus strain D&B chromosome 13, Billie_1.0, whole genome shotgun sequence, one region contains:
- the LOC128616841 gene encoding interferon-induced very large GTPase 1-like, which yields MESDTETQRRVRTQEGELNSVEKLLRRLGLENKHKDKLTSAHFLEISKSILLYKEPSRENELVNVFMQHLLTGDYTARYISVKNETNIQNSQTRANEDAFAALLKKPNVNSERKQDRIHPIDVQMAVFLCADDFLRQIMVTKLAQCQYAILLLVPNPFSRKIEFPLWTMRQISKSWKLTDASGKIISKTLPVYKAETPMVAFFRLGSVSSSKSQLINNLINEKHNTFFHRNCPGSSRNRLLMDGVVEIAWYCPSGKSSDYFTECVAFCNLHGDSSTAVTQREILTTMASVNVLLLPKIDEDDNNMRIVQEFCKSQTALIVVLTDEENGNEDAVCEIGRAKYRVGLKGINKSEVSVLLRDVIKKCLSEKHMTFNLKKITCISKVCVDEHNEACQRGKEAAQNIMGFLDGKDPLTVKEEYLPCQGKLWHDWCQKRKDLRQLQSNNIEMELSKKQTEMKEIRLKQQEHGFSELMGLFVGCLNSLSDSERKYFLTWTGIYLDEFTSKKLSGIQKEYHQKWTNVLALKKNHDRAEGQTNLDKLKTEQSNLEKLSQELNAVSFGLEHMMREMGQIYEASVSEEKSNTWREDGNLSSLPKLVAELMISGHPMELMDGDTAYVPLTWVSAVLDEVIMKLGDQRVFVLSVLGIQSSGKSTILNAMFGLQFAVSAGRCTRGAFMQLVRVSEDMKEDLKFDYILVVDTEGLRSSELSGNKIHHDNELSTFVVGLGNMTLINIYGENITEMQEILQIVVHAFLRMKKVRLNPSCMFVHQNVSDIAAKEKIMDGRRHLQETLDKMTKLAAKDEDFYVENFTDIIAFDVERDVKYFAQLWEGSPPMAPSNPCYSENIQELKGDILSHAAATNNLKLSQFQNRVKDLWNALLHENFVFSFKNAQEISVYRKLEQEYGKWTWSLRSAMMTVEDKMLNKAASGIIQTVQRRDFKDEMAGTLKNLQKEFNHYFEEHNEKETLIQWKCKFETQIQHLHDDLIEEAKRKVDDSIQQKSITQNLDKQRVNYEKILFEKSKELALKLKGNVNNKTHASEEFDSMWGTWVSELSEQAPEITDLNISKDITEVLGEVYKHDLVPNRKHSSEYKRIGEVSDYSRYVSTNKNMLKKYLFLFWYEGSLTPEINKSIRDLIIKVNEQTKKKVESFPFSAQGYNSHYIQSIALGVKTQLHEFEAQLKKDLNLSEVASVFNQDFYVDLSLYVCHQSKERISELHRKFKEANDPLIYFEKKRAEYFNIFQKYWEGATSAAILGDQVCSKLKEAILQNVYNMISTFVCGQMRGKPPFNGNRADLEKHILKSLAEQKGNKDEKFNKYLTYMNQPRAHFEDFIKAKVKEFMAAENPAAVSAIKIHIDHKQRRVISATKMATDKVKEVRGDANQWLEFFSNSLVDELGDTRVHLCDEECKDCVEYDVLVKAIEKELSAVVEELKKSLSKISDFSMEKFRERPDDTLIKHFCGCCWEQCPFCGAVCTNSQNDHPGDHHADFHRTSGMNGMYYRGTTEFFIDFCTTAVASDKCFYSSSESRASFRFKKYKKAGGKYEKWNISTDLSELAYWKWFVCEFQENLEKHHNKEFYGKGEIPDNWKNYKQSDAVESLEIW from the exons ATGGAAAGCgacactgaaacacagagacGAGTTCGTACTCAG GAGGGAGAATTAAACTCAGTAGAAAAGCTGTTGCGTAGACTTGGCCTTGAGAATAAACACAAAGACAAACTTACCAGTGCACACTTTCTTGAAATATCCAAATCCATTTTACTGTACAAGGAGCCCAGTAGAGAGAATGAACTGGTAAATGTTTTCATGCAACATCTTTTGACAGGAGATTACACAGCGAGATACATCTCTgtcaaaaatgaaacaaacatacaaaactcTCAGACTAGAGCTAATGAAGATGCCTTTGCTGCTCTTTTAAAAAAGCCTAAtgtaaacagtgaaagaaaacagGACCGGATTCACCCAATCGATGTTCAGATGGCGGTGTTCCTTTGTGCAGATGATTTTCTTCGTCAGATCATGGTGACTAAACTGGCACAGTGTCAGTATGCGATCCTCCTGCTGGTACCCAATCCCTTTAGCAGGAAAATTGAATTTCCTCTCTGGACAATGCGTCAAATCAGCAAGAGCTGGAAGTTGACTGATGCTTCAGGAAAAATCATCAGCAAGACCCTGCCTGTTTACAAAGCAGAAACTCCGATGGTGGCATTCTTCAGGCTTGGGTCAGTTTCCTCATCCAAGTCTCAGCTTATCAACAACCTGATTAATGAGAAGCACAAcacatttttccacagaaaCTGTCCAGGCAGCAGCAGAAACCGTCTACTGATGGATGGAGTGGTGGAGATCGCTTGGTACTGTCCATCTGGGAAAAGCTCTGATTATTTCACTGAATGTGTTGCGTTCTGCAATCTTCATGGTGATTCCAGCACAGCTGTAACTCAGAGAGAGATACTTACTACCATGGCctctgtaaatgttttacttttGCCTAAGATTGATGAGGATGATAATAATATGAGAATTGTACAGGAGTTTTGTAAGTCACAAACTGCTCTTATTGTTGTACTTACTGATGAAGAGAACGGTAATGAAGAcgctgtgtgtgagattggtagAGCAAAATACAGAGTGGGACTGAAGGGTATAAATAAGTCTGAGGTGTCTGTTCTGCTCAGAGATGTGATCAAGAAGTGTCTCTCAGAAAAACATATGACCTTTAACCTCAAAAAAATTACGTGCATCTCAAAGGTCTGTGTGGATGAGCACAATGAGGCCTGTCAGAGAGGAAAGGAAGCTGCTCAAAATATAATGGGTTTTCTAGATGGAAAAGATCCACTGACAGTAAAAGAGGAATACCTGCCCTGCCAGGGAAAACTGTGGCACGACTGGTGCCAAAAGAGAAAAGATTTACGGCAACTTCAAAGTAACAATATAGAAATGGAGCTCAGCAAAAAGCAAACTGAAATGAAGGAAATAAGATTGAAACAGCAGGAACATGGCTTCAGTGAACTCATGGGGTTATTTGTTGGATGTTTAAACTCTCTgtcagacagtgagagaaagtATTTCCTCACATGGACTGGAATTTACCTGGATGAGTTCACTTCAAAGAAACTCTCTGGTATCCAGAAAGAATATCACCAAAAATGGACAAATGTGTTGGCCTTGAAAAAAAACCATGACAGAGCTGAAGGACAAACAAATCTGGACAAATTGAAGACTGAACAATCAAACTTAGAAAAATTATCACAAGAACTGAATGCTGTCAGCTTTGGCTTGGAGCACATGATGAGAGAGATGGGCCAGATTTATGAAGCCTCAGTCTCTGAAGAAAAGAGCAATACATGGAGAGAAGATGGAAACTTGTCTTCCCTGCCTAAACTTGTAGCTGAACTCATGATATCTGGGCACCCGATGGAGCTGATGGATGGTGATACAGCTTATGTTCCTCTAACCTGGGTTTCAGCTGTTTTGGATGAAGTCATCATGAAACTGGGAGACCAGAGAGTTTTTGTGCTGTCAGTTTTGGGAATTCAGAGCTCTGGGAAATCCACCATCTTGAATGCCATGTTTGGGCTCCAGTTTGCAGTCAGTGCAGGCAGATGCACCAGAGGAGCCTTTATGCAGCTCGTTAGAGTTTCTGAGGACATGAAGGAAGACCTGAAGTTTGACTACATTTTGGTTGTTGATACTGAAGGTCTCCGATCTTCAGAGCTGTCTGGAAACAAAATCCACCATGATAATGAACTTTCCACATTTGTGGTAGGATTAGGAAATATGACTTTAATTAACATCTATGGAGAGAACATTACTGAGATGCAGGAAATACTTCAGATAGTTGTTCATGCATTCCTGAGGATGAAGAAAGTCAGACTTAACCCCAGCTGCATGTTTGTGCATCAGAATGTTTCTGATATTgcagctaaagaaaaaatcatgGATGGAAGGAGACACTTGCAGGAAACACTGGATAAAATGACTAAACTAGCAGCTAAAGATGAAGACTTCTATGTGGAAAATTTCACTGACATCATTGCATTTGATGTAGAGCGTGATGTAAAGTATTTTGCACAGCTCTGGGAGGGTTCTCCACCAATGGCACCATCAAACCCATGCTACAGCGAGAACATTCAGGAACTAAAGGGAGATATCCTCTCTCACGCAGCAGCTACAAATAACCTGAAATTATCACAGTTTCAAAATCGTGTGAAAGACCTGTGGAATGCTCTACTGCATGAAAATTTTGTGTTTAGTTTTAAGAATGCACAAGAGATATCAGTCTACAGGAAACTGGAGCAGGAGTATGGGAAATGGACCTGGAGTCTGAGGAGTGCCATGATGACTGTGGAAGATAAAATGCTTAACAAAGCAGCCAGTGGAATCATACAAACAGTTCAGAGGAGAGATTTCAAAGACGAGATGGCAGGAACCCTAAAGAATCTCCAAAAGGAATTTAACCATTATTTTGAAGAACACAATGAAAAGGAAACGCTGATTCAGTGGAAATGTAAATTTGAGACACAAATCCAGCACCTCCATGATGATCTAATAGAGGAAGCAAAGAGAAAAGTGGATGACAGCATTCAGCAGAAAAGCATTACACAAAACCTTGATAAGCAACGTGTGAACTACGAGAAGATACTCTTTGAAAAGAGTAAAGAACTTGCTTTAAAACTTAAAGGAAATGTTaacaacaaaacacatgcaAGTGAGGAATTTGATTCAATGTGGGGAACATGGGTCTCTGAATTATCTGAACAAGCTCCAGAAATCACAGATCTTAACATCTCAAAGGACATCACTGAAGTCCTGGGAGAGGTCTACAAACATGACTTGGTTCCAAATCGAAAGCATTCTTCAGAGTATAAACGTATTGGAGAAGTCAGTGATTACAGTAGATATGTTTCAACTAACAAGAACATgttgaaaaagtatttatttttattttggtatGAAGGTTCTCTTACACCAGAGATAAACAAATCAATACGTGATCTAATTATTAAGGTCAatgaacaaaccaaaaaaaaggtgGAGTCATTTCCATTCTCAGCACAGGGTTACAATTCACATTACATTCAATCCATTGCACTTGGTGTCAAAACCCAGCTGCATGAATTTGAAGCACAGTTAAAGAAAGATCTAAACTTATCTGAAGTTGCCTCCGTCTTTAACCAAGATTTCTATGTAGATCTCTCACTTTATGTGTGTCACCAGTCAAAAGAACGCATCTCAGAGCTTCACAGGAAATTCAAAGAAGCAAATGATccacttatttattttgaaaagaaaagggCTGAGTACTTTAACATCTTTCAGAAATACTGGGAGGGAGCAACATCAGCAGCTATACTTGGAGACCAGGTTTGCAGTAAACTGAAAGAAGCGATTCTGCAGAATGTCTACAACATGATCTCTACATTTGTGTGTGGACAGATGAGAGGGAAGCCACCATTTAATGGGAACAGAGCTGATCTGGAAAAACACATTCTGAAGTCTTTGGCAGAGCAGAAAGGCAATAAGGATGAGAAGTTTAATAAATACTTAACATACATGAACCAACCTAGGGCTCACTTTGAAGATTTCATCAAGGCCAAGGTTAAAGAGTTCATGGCAGCTGAAAACCCTGCAGCAGTTTCTGCCATTAAAATACATATTGACCACAAACAGAGAAGAGTCATAAGTGCTACAAAAATGGCAACAGATAAAGTGAAAGAAGTCCGTGGGGATGCAAATCAGTGGCTGGAgtttttttccaacagccttgtAGATGAGTTAGGAGATACCAGAGTTCACTTGTGTGATGAAGAGTGTAAGGATTGTGTTGAATATGATGTTCTTGTGAAAGCTATAGAGAAAGAACTCTCCGCTGTTGTTGAAGAGTTAAAGAAAAGCCTCAGTAAGATTTCAGACTTCTCCATGGAGAAGTTCAGAGAAAGACCTGATGATACTCTAATCAAACACTTCTGTGGGTGCTGCTGGGAGCAGTGTCCTTTCTGTGGAGCCGTCTGTACCAACAGCCAAAATGACCATCCTGGAGATCACCATGCTGATTTCCATCGCACATCTGGAATGAATGGAATGTATTACAGGGGCACAACAGAATTCTTCATCGACTTTTGCACAACAGCTGTGGCAAGTGACAAGTGTTTTTACTCATCCAGTGAATCTAGGGCTAGTTTTCGttttaaaaagtacaagaaAGCAGGTGGGAAGTATGAGAAATGGAACATCTCTACTGATTTGTCTGAGCTGGCTTACTGGAAATGGTTTGTTTGTGAATTTCAGGAAAATCTTGAAAAGCACCATAACAAAGAGTTTTATGGTAAAGGGGAGATTCCTGATAATTGGAAAAATTATAAACAGTCAGATGCTGTTGAAAGTTTAGAAATATGGTAA
- the LOC128616853 gene encoding zinc finger protein 271-like: MYYCSQCGKSFTHRSPLQRHERIHTGEKPHHCTQCGKSFTRRSHLQRHERIHTGEKPYHCTQCGKSFSDQSHLQIHKRIHTGEKPYHCTQCGKSFTRRSHLQIHERIHTGEKPYHCTQCGKSFSGQSHLQIHKRIHTGEKPYHCTHCEKRFTRQSDLQIHKRIHTGEKPYYCSQCEKTFTRQSHLQIHERIHTGEKPYHCEQCEKSFTCKSYLQIHKRIHAGEKPYYCSQCEKTFTRQSHLQTHERIHTGEKPYHCEQCEKSFTCQTHLQQHESIHTGEKPYRCGQCGKSFTSQGALRQHESIHTGEKPYHCGQCRKSFTSQGGLRRHESIHTGEKPYHCGQCGSSFSRQSTLKIHEHTHTGEKPYHCGQCEKSFTSQSTLNIHERIHTGQKPYCCGQCEKSFTSQGALRQHESIHTGEKPYHCGQCGKSFTRQSGLRQHERIHTGQKPYHCGQCGRSYAHSSSLRKHKCSNIKLSDLDV, from the coding sequence ATGTATTACTGCTcccagtgtggaaagagttttactcaTCGGAGTCCTCTCCAACGacacgagcgcattcacacaggagaaaagccgcaTCACTGCacccagtgtgggaagagttttactcgtcGGAGTCATCTCCAACGacacgagcgcattcacacaggagagaagccgtatcactgcacccagtgtgggaagagttttagtgATCAGAGTCATCTCCAAATACACaaacgcattcacacaggagagaagccgtatcactgcacccagtgtgggaagagttttactcgtcGGAGTCATCTCCAAATACACgaacgcattcacacaggagagaagccgtatcactgcacccagtgtgggaagagttttagtggtcagagtcatctccaaatacacaagcgcattcacacaggagagaagccatatcactgcACCCATTGTGAAAAGCGTTTTACTCGTCAGAGTGATCTCCAAATACacaagcgcattcacacaggagagaagccgtattacTGCTCGCAGTGTGAGAAGACTTTTACTCGTCAGAGTCATCTCCAAATACACgaacgcattcacacaggagagaagccgtatcattgtgaacagtgtgagaagagttttacttgtaAGAGTTATCTCCAAATACACAAGCGCATTCAcgcaggagagaagccgtattacTGCTCGCAGTGTGAGAAGACTTTTACTCGTCAGAGTCATCTCCAAACACACgaacgcattcacacaggagagaagccgtatcattgtgaacagtgtgagaagagttttacttgtcaGACTCATCTCCAACAACACGAGAGcatccacacaggagagaagccatatcgctgtggacagtgtgggaagagttttactagTCAGGGTGCTCTCCGACAGCATGAgagcattcacacaggagagaaaccataTCATTGTGGACAGTGTAGGAAGAGTTTTACTAGTCAGGGTGGTCTCCGACGGCATGAgagcattcacacaggagagaaaccgtatcattgtggacagtgtgggagtAGTTTTTCTCGTCAGAGTACTCTCAAAATACATGAGCACactcacacaggagagaagccgtatcactgtggacagtgtgagaagagttttactAGTCAGAGTACTCTCAATATACACGAGCGTattcacacaggacagaagccGTATTGctgtggacagtgtgagaagagttttactAGTCAGGGTGCTCTCCGACAGCATGAgagcattcacacaggagagaaaccgtatcattgtggacagtgtgggaaaagtttcACCCGTCAGAGTGGTCTCCGACAACACGAGCGCATCCACACAGGacagaagccgtatcactgtggacagtgtgggcgGAGCTATGCTCATTCAAGTTCATTAAGGAAACACAAGTGCTCGAACATAAAGCTGTCAGATCTTGATGTGTGA